In the Euphorbia lathyris chromosome 5, ddEupLath1.1, whole genome shotgun sequence genome, one interval contains:
- the LOC136230587 gene encoding uncharacterized protein isoform X1, protein MQYWTRALSDHRKAKIADCIIRLVSLGSRISELNGFFINLGNKDDLCTEKNGRSIMMESLHFKRYHHALEDKGVLLAIYDIVRNNLKSLRGDGYLADEESEDGYTWDYMIFDELNVPWKVMDLEITNIIEFEKARQWKVM, encoded by the exons ATGCAATACTGGACCAGGGCTTTGTCAGACCATCGGAAAGCAAAGATTGCAGATTGTATTATCCGATTGGTTTCATTAGGAAGCCGAATCTCTGAACTGAACGGGTTCTTTATCAATTTGGGTAACAAGGACGATCTGTGCACTGAGAAAAACGGAAGATCCATAATGATGGAATCGCTGCACTTTAAGCGTTACCATCATGCTCTAGAG GACAAAGGTGTTCTCCTTGCAATTTATGATATTGTGCGGAACAACTTAAAATCATTACGGGGAGATGGCTACCTTGCTGATGAGGAAAGTGAAGATGGTTACACATGGGATTACATGATTTTTGATGAG CTTAATGTACCATGGAAAGTCATGGACCTTGAGATTACTAACATTATTGAGTTCGAGAAAGCACGCCAATGGAAGGTTATGTAA
- the LOC136230587 gene encoding uncharacterized protein isoform X2: MLQVALVLCLLILLHLFQITQYNALEFPDDMARKLDKGVLLAIYDIVRNNLKSLRGDGYLADEESEDGYTWDYMIFDELNVPWKVMDLEITNIIEFEKARQWKVM; the protein is encoded by the exons ATGCTTCAGGTTGCATTGGTGCTTTGTCTGTTGATATTATTGCACCTTTTTCAGATTACTCAATATAATGCTTTGGAATTTCCTGATGATATGGCAAGAAAATTG GACAAAGGTGTTCTCCTTGCAATTTATGATATTGTGCGGAACAACTTAAAATCATTACGGGGAGATGGCTACCTTGCTGATGAGGAAAGTGAAGATGGTTACACATGGGATTACATGATTTTTGATGAG CTTAATGTACCATGGAAAGTCATGGACCTTGAGATTACTAACATTATTGAGTTCGAGAAAGCACGCCAATGGAAGGTTATGTAA
- the LOC136230895 gene encoding high affinity nitrate transporter 2.5-like, with protein MNSRMQFALPVDSDHKASKFRLLSKSPPHMRAFHLSWVTFFSCFVSTFAAPPLLPIIRDNLNLTATDIGNAGIASVSGAILARIAMGTACDLFGPRLASASLILLTAPAVYFTSIVSSPISFLLVRFFTGFSLATFVSTQFWMSSMFSAPVVATANGVAAGWGNLGGGATQLIMPLVFSLIRDIGAAKFTAWRISFFIPALFQTLSAFAVLMFGKDLPDGNFLQLEKSGDKHKDKFSKIFYYGLKNYRGWILALTYGYCFGVELTIDNIIAEYFYDRFNLKLHTAGIIAASFGLANIVSRPIGGMISDMVGKKYGMRGRLWVLWIVQTLGGVFCIILGRMSSLSGSVVIMIIFSFLCQAACGLTFGVVPFVSRRSLGLISGMTGGGGNVGAALTQLIFFKGTKYYKEVGITYMGVMMICCTIPICFIHFPQWGGMFLGPSDVTTEENYYMSEWSPNEKEQGLHLSSLKFANNSIRERGSHS; from the exons ATGAATTCAAGAATGCAATTCGCTCTTCCCGTAGATTCAGACCATAAGGCTTCTAAATTCCGGCTACTCTCTAAATCTCCGCCTCATATGCGAGCATTTCATCTTTCCTGGGTTACTTTCTTCTCCTGTTTCGTATCCACTTTCGCCGCGCCGCCTCTTCTTCCAATCATCCGCGATAACCTCAATCTTACAGCTACAGACATCGGCAATGCCGGTATTGCATCAGTTTCCGGTGCTATTTTAGCTCGGATAGCCATGGGAACTGCTTGCGATCTCTTCGGTCCACGTCTCGCCTCAGCTTCACTGATTCTCCTTACTGCTCCAGCAGTTTACTTCACTTCCATCGTTTCTTCCCCAATCTCGTTCCTCCTCGTCCGATTCTTCACCGGCTTCTCTTTAGCCACTTTTGTCTCCACTCAATTCTGGATGAGCTCTATGTTTTCAGCTCCGGTGGTCGCCACAGCCAACGGTGTTGCCGCAGGGTGGGGGAATCTCGGTGGCGGCGCAACACAATTGATTATGCCGCTGGTTTTTAGCCTTATCCGAGATATCGGAGCAGCGAAATTCACAGCTTGGAGAATATCGTTCTTCATTCCGGCATTGTTTCAAACACTTTCTGCATTTGCTGTGTTGATGTTCGGCAAAGATTTGCCGGACGGGAACTTCCTGCAGCTAGAGAAATCCGGGGATAAACATAAAGATAAATTTTCAAAGATTTTTTACTATGGATTAAAAAATTACAGAGGGTGGATTTTGGCGTTGACTTATGGTTACTGTTTTGGAGTGGAACTTACTATTGATAATATAATTGCCGAGTATTTTTATGATAGGTTTAATCTAAAATTACATACGGCAGGAATAATTGCAGCGAGTTTCGGATTGGCGAATATCGTATCTCGGCCGATTGGAGGAATGATATCGGATATGGTCGGAAAAAAGTATGGGATGAGAGGTAGACTTTGGGTTCTGTGGATAGTACAGACATTAGGTGGTGTTTTCTGTATAATTCTCGGAAGAATGTCTTCGTTAAGTGGTTCGGTTGTAATTAtgattatcttttcttttctctgtcAAGCTGCTTGTGGACTTACATTTGGTGTGGTTCCTTTTGTCTCACGAAG GTCATTAGGACTAATATCGGGAATGACAGGAGGGGGTGGAAATGTAGGAGCAGCGTTGACacaactaatattttttaaagGAACAAAATACTATAAAGAAGTAGGAATAACATATATGGGAGTAATGATGATATGTTGTACTATCCCCATATGTTTTATACATTTTCCACAATGGGGTGGAATGTTTTTGGGGCCATCAGATGTTACCACAGAAGAAAACTATTATATGTCTGAGTGGAGCCCAAATGAGAAAGAACAAGGGTTACATCTTTCCAGCCTCAAATTTGCTAATAATAGTATAAGGGAAAGAGGTAGTCATTCCTAA